The following are encoded together in the Triticum dicoccoides isolate Atlit2015 ecotype Zavitan chromosome 6B, WEW_v2.0, whole genome shotgun sequence genome:
- the LOC119323215 gene encoding dehydrin DHN4-like, translating to MEYQGQQQRGRVDEYGNPVAGHGVGTGMETHGGVGTGAAAGGHFQPMRDEHQTGRGILHRSGSSSSSSSEDDGMGGRRKKGIKEKIKEKLPGGHGDQQHTGGTYGQQGTGMVGTGGTYGQKGHTGMTGTGGTYGQQGHTGMTGTGGTYGQQGHTGMTGTGGTYGQQGHTGMAGTGAHGTTATGGTYGQPGHTGMTGTGAHGTGGTYGQHGTDTGEKKGIMDKIKEKLPGQH from the exons ATGGAGTACCAGGGACAGCAGCAGCGCGGCCGCGTCGACGAGTACGGCAACCCGGTGGCCGGACATGGCGTCGGCACCGGCATGGAGACGCACGGCGGCGTCGGCACCGGCGCGGCCGCCGGTGGGCATTTCCAGCCCATGAGGGACGAGCACCAGACCGGCCGTGGGATCCTGCACCGCTCCGGCAGCTCCAGCTCCAGCTCG TCTGAGGATGATGGCatgggcgggaggaggaagaagggcatcaaggagaagatcaaggagaagctCCCCGGTGGCCACGGTGACCAGCAGCACACCGGTGGCACCTACGGACAGCAGGGTACTGGCATGGTCGGCACCGGCGGCACCTACGGGCAGAAGGGTCACACTGGGATGACCGGCACCGGCGGCACCTACGGGCAGCAGGGTCACACTGGGATGACCGGCACCGGCGGCACCTACGGGCAGCAGGGCCACACTGGGATGACCGGCACCGGCGGCACCTACGGACAGCAAGGCCACACCGGGATGGCCGGCACCGGGGCGCATGGCACCACGGCCACTGGTGGCACCTACGGGCAGCCGGGCCACACCGGGATGACAGGCACGGGGGCGCACGGCACCGGAGGCACCTACGGGCAGCACGGCACTGACACCGGCGAGAAGAAGGGCATCATGGACAAGATCAAGGAGAAGCTCCCAGGCCAGCACTGA